From the Methylobacterium currus genome, one window contains:
- a CDS encoding TIGR02302 family protein, with protein MSKAEPETAQRSLAPEGRADPVRAGLDRLVVRAGRVTLWEQAWPILWRGLAVVLVFLAASWLGLWLDAGPTLRMAGVAVFGLALVVVLLPLLRLRRIARTQALARIDRDAGLSHRPARTLEDTLALGQGDPGTRALWALHRTRAAATLARLKVSGPRPGMTRRDPFALRAGAILAAVAGAFVAGPEAGDRLRAAFDWRGPAAAAPSFRVDGWIDPPLYTRTPPLIVTLAEAGQRLRAPVNSTLVVRVAGASDATVTPGAGLKPLPATAPARPDLREERFTLTGGTAEVAVQTGFASTHRLTIETIPDRPPEIAFAGAPETNGRGTFTLAYRAKDDYGLASAEGVVEPQTRGRSLVPPPRLSLSLPADAQGTGDTRTLIDLTDNPWAGAKVLLTLVAKDEAGQEGRSAPLAFTLPGRFFTKPLARSLAEERRRLVLDPDGSRARVETSLDALLIAPERFTPQWGVFLGLKEAERRLRAAKTDEALTEVADLLWTMALQIEEGDLSDAEKALRAAQDRLKDALDRGASDQEIAKLTEDLRQAMDRFLKEFAQRQQQNPQNPGQQNQQADRTVTPDDLAKMLDQMQEAMKRGDVAEAQRLLDQLRGILENLQTAQPNSRMSDPTAREMNRQMQDLEAMAREQQGLRDETFRQGQERRFGNRGQPQQPGQQGQRQPGQRGQQGQPQGQDGQQQGQRGQQGGNKQGGEKQGGLGDRQQALRQRLEDLQRRMKELGMQGEQGLSDAEQAMREAENAIGQGQDGSAVDAQGRALEGLQRGAQGMAQQMQQMGQEGEGQQADGQQGQGNPNQPGRQGARDNDPLGRPTRSRDFSDGRVRVPTAEESGVERARRILEELRRKLGDPSRPAEELDYFERLLRRN; from the coding sequence ATGAGCAAGGCCGAGCCGGAGACCGCGCAGCGCAGCCTCGCCCCGGAGGGCCGGGCCGATCCGGTGCGCGCCGGGCTCGACCGGCTGGTGGTCCGCGCCGGGCGGGTGACCCTGTGGGAACAGGCCTGGCCGATCCTGTGGCGCGGCCTCGCGGTGGTGCTGGTCTTCCTCGCCGCGTCGTGGCTCGGGCTGTGGCTCGATGCCGGGCCGACCCTGCGCATGGCGGGGGTGGCCGTCTTCGGCCTCGCCCTCGTCGTCGTGCTGCTGCCCCTCCTGCGCCTGCGCCGGATCGCCCGAACGCAAGCCCTCGCGCGGATCGACCGCGATGCCGGCCTGTCCCATCGCCCGGCCCGGACGCTCGAGGACACGCTCGCCCTCGGCCAGGGCGATCCCGGCACCCGGGCACTCTGGGCCCTGCACCGCACGCGTGCCGCCGCGACGCTCGCGCGGCTGAAGGTCTCGGGCCCCCGGCCCGGCATGACGCGGCGCGATCCCTTCGCGCTGCGCGCCGGGGCCATCCTGGCTGCCGTGGCCGGCGCCTTCGTGGCGGGACCGGAGGCCGGCGACCGCCTGCGCGCCGCCTTCGACTGGCGCGGCCCCGCCGCGGCCGCGCCCTCGTTCCGGGTCGACGGCTGGATCGACCCGCCGCTCTATACGCGGACACCGCCCCTCATCGTCACCCTGGCGGAAGCCGGCCAGCGCCTGCGTGCGCCGGTGAACTCGACGCTCGTCGTGCGCGTCGCCGGCGCCTCCGACGCAACCGTGACGCCGGGCGCGGGGCTGAAGCCCCTGCCCGCCACGGCGCCGGCCCGGCCCGACCTGCGCGAGGAGCGCTTCACGCTCACCGGCGGCACCGCCGAGGTCGCGGTGCAGACGGGCTTTGCCAGCACGCACCGGCTCACGATCGAGACCATCCCCGACCGGCCGCCGGAGATCGCCTTCGCGGGCGCTCCTGAGACCAACGGGCGCGGCACCTTCACCCTCGCCTACCGGGCGAAGGACGATTACGGCCTCGCCTCCGCGGAGGGGGTCGTCGAGCCGCAGACAAGGGGGCGCAGCCTGGTGCCGCCGCCGCGGCTGAGCTTAAGCCTGCCGGCGGATGCGCAGGGGACCGGCGACACCCGCACCCTGATCGACCTCACCGACAACCCCTGGGCCGGCGCCAAGGTGCTGCTGACCCTGGTGGCCAAGGACGAGGCGGGCCAGGAGGGGCGCTCCGCCCCCCTCGCCTTCACCCTGCCGGGCCGGTTCTTCACCAAGCCGCTCGCGCGCTCGCTCGCCGAGGAGCGCCGGCGGCTCGTCCTCGATCCGGACGGGAGCCGGGCCCGGGTCGAGACCTCCCTCGACGCGCTCCTGATCGCGCCCGAGCGGTTCACGCCGCAATGGGGCGTCTTCCTCGGCCTCAAGGAGGCGGAGCGGCGCCTGCGGGCGGCGAAGACCGACGAGGCCCTGACCGAGGTCGCCGACCTCCTCTGGACCATGGCTTTGCAGATCGAGGAAGGCGACCTCTCGGATGCCGAGAAGGCCCTCCGCGCCGCCCAGGACCGGCTCAAGGACGCGCTTGACCGCGGCGCCTCCGACCAGGAGATCGCGAAGCTCACCGAGGATCTGCGCCAGGCCATGGACCGCTTCCTGAAGGAGTTCGCCCAGCGCCAGCAGCAGAACCCGCAGAATCCCGGGCAGCAGAACCAGCAGGCCGACCGTACGGTCACGCCGGACGACCTCGCGAAGATGCTCGACCAGATGCAGGAGGCGATGAAGCGCGGCGACGTGGCGGAGGCCCAGCGCCTGCTCGACCAGCTCCGCGGCATCCTGGAGAACCTGCAGACGGCGCAGCCCAACTCGCGCATGTCGGACCCTACCGCCCGCGAGATGAACCGCCAGATGCAGGATCTCGAGGCGATGGCGCGCGAGCAGCAGGGCCTGCGCGACGAGACCTTCCGCCAGGGCCAGGAGCGCCGCTTCGGCAATCGCGGCCAGCCGCAGCAGCCGGGCCAGCAGGGACAGCGCCAGCCAGGTCAGCGCGGCCAGCAAGGTCAGCCCCAGGGGCAGGACGGCCAGCAGCAGGGCCAGCGCGGCCAGCAGGGCGGCAATAAGCAGGGGGGCGAGAAGCAGGGGGGCTTGGGCGACCGCCAGCAGGCCCTGCGCCAGCGCCTCGAGGACTTGCAGCGCCGGATGAAGGAACTCGGCATGCAGGGCGAGCAGGGCCTGTCCGACGCCGAACAGGCGATGCGCGAGGCCGAGAACGCCATCGGCCAGGGCCAGGACGGCTCCGCCGTCGACGCGCAGGGCCGCGCCCTCGAAGGGCTGCAGCGCGGCGCGCAGGGCATGGCCCAGCAGATGCAGCAGATGGGCCAGGAGGGCGAGGGCCAGCAGGCCGACGGGCAGCAGGGCCAGGGCAACCCCAACCAGCCCGGCCGGCAGGGCGCCCGCGACAACGATCCCCTCGGCCGCCCGACCCGCAGCCGCGACTTCTCGGACGGCCGCGTCCGCGTGCCCACGGCCGAGGAATCCGGCGTCGAGCGGGCCCGGCGCATCCTGGAGGAGCTGCGCCGCAAGCTCGGCGACCCGAGCCGCCCGGCCGAGGAGCTCGACTATTTCGAGCGCTTGCTGCGGCGGAACTGA
- a CDS encoding hybrid sensor histidine kinase/response regulator → MSLSTVRLHQLLVAAAFLVPCVVLVGAAWWNRAEVLREEDSAVVRTAAVMHEHASKVFDTAELAMDRVDDYVFDRSWSQIAAPATGGFLASLKAPLAQARAVWVVDPQGKIQASSREADLGRDLAARDVFSVHRPRDIGIYVSPAVREADGTTAFMVSRRRSTDDGRFDGVIVIALGTEYFARFYAEIAAPTDHRAMLLRADGAVLVREPPGPDVDERLAPGDPLLRAIRARPQGGAATGTPPGEAERLYAWRRIGDYPVEVAFSVETVIALDRWYDNLRVYGLVATVSALTLVLMAWLALARARAEQQALADLKREHAQRLAAESQLRQSQKMEAVGQLTGGIAHDFNNLLAVITGSLELVQRRIARGDTDVGRFIAGALDGTDRAAKLTHRLLAFARQQPLEPRPTDPNRLVGGMIDLLRRTLGETVLVETRLMADPPAIFVDQNQLENAILNLAVNARDAMPGGGRLSLETSHGTLDDGREAVSVTVRDTGTGMPPDVVARAFEPFFTTKPQGRGTGLGLSQVYGFVTQSGGRVRIDSQPGKGTAIELTLPVSADGIPAETAGRSRLAAALPGRARQTVLVVEDDAAVRLASAETIGELGYRTVTAPDGAAALAALESERDVAVLFTDVVMPGIDGPTLAAEARRRRPDLRVIFATGHPRDDEQEGPRPAPGETVLRKPFTIEALAEALEAASREEASA, encoded by the coding sequence GTGAGCCTTTCGACGGTGCGGCTGCACCAGCTCCTCGTCGCCGCGGCTTTCCTGGTGCCGTGCGTCGTCCTGGTGGGCGCGGCGTGGTGGAACCGGGCCGAGGTCCTGCGGGAAGAGGACAGCGCCGTGGTCCGCACCGCGGCGGTGATGCACGAGCACGCCTCGAAGGTGTTCGACACCGCCGAGCTGGCGATGGACCGGGTCGACGACTATGTCTTCGACCGCAGCTGGAGCCAGATCGCGGCGCCCGCCACCGGCGGCTTCCTGGCGAGCCTGAAGGCGCCCCTCGCCCAGGCCCGGGCGGTGTGGGTGGTCGATCCGCAGGGCAAGATCCAGGCGTCGAGCCGCGAGGCCGATCTCGGCCGCGACCTGGCGGCCCGCGACGTCTTCTCGGTCCACCGGCCGCGGGACATCGGCATCTATGTCAGCCCCGCGGTGCGGGAGGCGGACGGCACCACCGCCTTCATGGTCAGCCGCCGGCGCTCGACCGATGACGGGCGCTTCGACGGGGTGATCGTGATCGCGCTGGGCACCGAGTACTTCGCCCGCTTCTACGCCGAGATCGCCGCCCCGACCGATCACCGGGCGATGCTCCTGCGCGCCGACGGCGCCGTGCTGGTGCGCGAGCCGCCGGGCCCCGACGTCGACGAGCGGCTGGCCCCGGGCGATCCGCTGCTGCGGGCGATCCGCGCCCGGCCGCAAGGAGGCGCGGCCACCGGCACCCCGCCGGGCGAGGCCGAGCGGCTCTATGCCTGGCGCCGCATCGGCGATTACCCGGTCGAGGTCGCCTTCTCGGTCGAGACCGTGATCGCCCTCGACCGATGGTACGACAACCTCCGGGTCTACGGCCTCGTCGCCACCGTCTCGGCCCTGACCCTGGTGCTGATGGCCTGGCTGGCGCTCGCCCGGGCGCGGGCCGAGCAGCAGGCGCTGGCCGACCTCAAGCGCGAGCATGCCCAGCGCCTCGCCGCCGAGAGCCAGCTGCGCCAGTCGCAGAAGATGGAGGCGGTGGGCCAGCTGACGGGCGGCATCGCCCACGATTTCAACAACCTGCTCGCCGTCATCACCGGCTCCCTCGAGCTGGTGCAGCGCCGCATCGCCCGGGGCGACACCGATGTCGGCCGCTTCATCGCCGGCGCCCTCGACGGCACCGACCGGGCGGCGAAGCTCACCCACCGGCTCCTCGCCTTCGCGCGCCAGCAGCCTTTGGAGCCGCGCCCGACCGACCCGAACCGCCTCGTCGGCGGCATGATCGATCTCCTGCGGCGCACGCTGGGCGAGACAGTCCTGGTCGAGACCCGGCTGATGGCCGATCCCCCGGCGATCTTCGTCGACCAGAACCAGCTCGAGAACGCCATCCTCAACCTCGCGGTCAATGCCCGCGACGCGATGCCGGGCGGCGGACGGCTCTCGCTGGAGACCTCCCACGGCACCCTCGACGACGGCCGGGAGGCCGTCTCCGTCACGGTGCGGGACACCGGCACCGGCATGCCGCCCGACGTGGTGGCGCGCGCCTTCGAGCCGTTCTTCACCACCAAGCCGCAGGGGCGAGGCACGGGCTTGGGCTTGAGCCAGGTCTACGGCTTCGTCACCCAGTCGGGCGGGCGTGTGCGCATCGACAGCCAGCCCGGCAAAGGCACCGCCATCGAGCTGACGCTGCCGGTGAGCGCCGACGGGATCCCGGCCGAAACCGCGGGCCGGTCGCGTCTCGCCGCCGCTTTGCCCGGCCGGGCCCGGCAGACGGTGCTGGTGGTGGAGGACGACGCCGCGGTGCGGCTGGCCAGTGCCGAGACGATCGGCGAGCTCGGCTACCGCACCGTGACGGCGCCGGACGGGGCGGCGGCCTTGGCCGCCCTGGAGAGCGAGCGGGACGTGGCGGTGCTGTTCACCGACGTGGTGATGCCGGGCATCGACGGGCCGACGCTGGCAGCCGAGGCGCGGCGGCGGCGGCCCGACCTGCGGGTGATCTTCGCCACCGGCCATCCGCGGGACGACGAGCAGGAGGGCCCGCGCCCGGCGCCCGGCGAGACGGTGTTGCGCAAGCCCTTCACCATCGAGGCCCTCGCCGAGGCCCTGGAGGCCGCGAGCCGGGAAGAGGCCTCGGCGTGA
- the lysA gene encoding diaminopimelate decarboxylase produces MHHFTYRDGVLHAEDVDLSRLAGAVGTPFYCYASATLERHYRVFAEAFSGDDALVCYAMKANSNQAVLATLSRLGAGMDIVSEGELRRALAAGVPGERIVFSGVGKTEGEMAAALDARILCFNVESEPELEQLSRVAAAKGATAPVSIRVNPDVDARTHAKISTGKSENKFGIPISRAREVYDRAARLPGLSLVGVDMHIGSQITDLAPYDNAAALLCGLARDLMAAGHRLHHVDFGGGLGIPYRDDNAPPPDPAAFAAVLRPHFRPLGLKPVFEIGRMIAGNAGVLVTRVLYVKHGEGRTFVIVDAAMNDLIRPTLYEAYHALRPVAEPKPDAGRLTADVVGPVCESGDYLALAREMPEVKPGDLIAVMSAGAYGAVQSCTYNTRPLVPEVLVRGGDHAVIRPRPTYEELIGLDRMPDWLAV; encoded by the coding sequence ATGCACCATTTCACCTATCGCGATGGCGTGCTCCATGCCGAGGACGTCGACCTGTCGCGGCTCGCGGGCGCGGTCGGCACCCCGTTCTACTGCTACGCCTCCGCCACCCTGGAGCGGCACTACCGGGTCTTCGCCGAGGCCTTCTCCGGCGACGACGCCCTGGTCTGCTACGCCATGAAGGCGAACTCGAACCAGGCGGTGCTCGCCACCCTGTCGCGGCTCGGCGCCGGCATGGACATCGTCTCGGAGGGCGAGTTGCGCCGGGCGCTCGCCGCCGGCGTTCCGGGGGAGCGGATCGTGTTCTCCGGCGTCGGCAAGACCGAGGGCGAGATGGCGGCGGCCCTCGACGCCCGCATCCTGTGCTTCAACGTCGAGAGCGAGCCCGAGCTGGAGCAGCTGTCGCGGGTCGCCGCCGCCAAGGGCGCGACCGCGCCGGTCTCGATCCGGGTCAACCCGGACGTCGACGCCCGCACCCATGCCAAGATCTCGACCGGCAAGTCCGAGAACAAGTTCGGCATCCCGATCTCTCGCGCCCGCGAGGTCTACGACCGGGCGGCCCGCCTGCCGGGCCTGTCGCTCGTCGGCGTCGACATGCATATCGGCAGCCAGATCACCGATCTCGCCCCCTACGACAACGCCGCCGCCCTGCTCTGCGGCCTCGCCCGCGACCTGATGGCGGCGGGCCACCGGCTGCACCACGTCGATTTCGGCGGCGGCCTCGGCATCCCGTACCGTGACGACAACGCGCCCCCGCCCGACCCGGCCGCCTTCGCGGCGGTGCTGCGGCCGCATTTCCGGCCCTTGGGCCTCAAGCCCGTCTTCGAGATCGGCCGGATGATCGCCGGCAATGCCGGCGTGCTGGTCACGCGGGTTCTCTACGTGAAGCACGGCGAGGGCCGCACCTTCGTCATCGTCGACGCGGCGATGAACGACCTGATCCGCCCGACGCTCTACGAGGCCTACCACGCCCTGCGCCCGGTGGCCGAGCCGAAGCCCGATGCCGGGCGCCTCACCGCCGACGTGGTCGGCCCGGTCTGCGAGAGCGGCGACTACCTGGCGCTCGCCCGCGAGATGCCGGAGGTGAAGCCCGGCGACCTGATCGCCGTGATGTCGGCCGGCGCCTACGGCGCCGTGCAATCCTGCACCTACAACACGAGGCCGCTCGTGCCCGAGGTGCTGGTGCGTGGCGGCGACCACGCAGTGATCCGGCCGCGGCCGACTTATGAGGAGCTGATCGGCCTCGACCGGATGCCGGACTGGCTCGCGGTCTGA
- a CDS encoding acyloxyacyl hydrolase, whose amino-acid sequence MRVTLPSLAVAIATATVLAAPAAQAADPSALVPAYRPPVQPLSIVSEFRIGGSAQDPGSNEKNTSNINGELLFAKPVTGLDSFWAKLIPRPTVGGSYNVDGRTSYAYLGATWTFDVTDRIFVEGFFGAGFHDGYTGPKLYVPKIYNSLGCSPLFREAAAIGFRIDEHWSVMATIEHMSNAGLCVENRGLTNYGGKIAYTF is encoded by the coding sequence ATGCGCGTTACCCTTCCGAGCCTCGCCGTGGCGATCGCCACCGCGACCGTACTGGCCGCACCGGCCGCCCAGGCCGCCGACCCGTCGGCTCTCGTGCCCGCCTACCGGCCGCCGGTTCAGCCGCTCAGCATCGTCTCGGAGTTCCGCATCGGCGGCTCCGCCCAGGATCCGGGCAGCAACGAGAAGAACACCAGCAACATTAACGGCGAGTTGCTGTTCGCCAAGCCGGTCACCGGCCTCGACAGCTTCTGGGCCAAGCTCATCCCGCGCCCGACCGTCGGCGGCAGCTACAACGTCGACGGCCGGACCAGCTACGCCTATCTCGGCGCGACCTGGACCTTCGACGTCACCGACCGGATCTTCGTCGAGGGCTTCTTCGGCGCCGGCTTCCACGACGGCTATACCGGCCCGAAGCTCTACGTGCCGAAGATCTACAACTCGCTCGGCTGCTCGCCGCTGTTCCGCGAGGCCGCTGCGATCGGCTTTCGGATCGACGAGCACTGGAGCGTGATGGCGACGATCGAGCACATGTCGAATGCCGGCCTGTGCGTCGAGAATCGCGGCCTGACCAATTACGGCGGCAAGATCGCGTACACGTTCTGA
- a CDS encoding 3-hydroxybutyryl-CoA dehydrogenase has protein sequence MGIEIKTVGIIGAGQMGSGIAHVCSLAGLDVRMNDRDPERLRNGLATVNGNLQRQVSKGAITEDQRRAAIERVLPVDSFDDFGPCDLVIEAATEDESIKRSIFSALCPSLRPETMVATNTSSISITRLAASTDRPERFIGIHFMNPVPVMQLVELIRGIATEDPTYESAKAFVKRLGKIVTVSEDFPAFIVNRILLPMINEAIYTLYEGVGSVDSIDTAMRLGANHPMGPLQLADFIGLDTCLSIMQVLYEGLADSKYRPCPLLVKYVEAGWLGRKTKRGFYDYRGAEPVPTR, from the coding sequence ATGGGCATCGAGATCAAGACGGTCGGGATCATCGGGGCCGGTCAGATGGGCAGCGGCATCGCCCATGTCTGCTCCCTGGCCGGGCTCGACGTGCGGATGAACGATCGCGATCCCGAGCGCCTGAGGAACGGGCTCGCCACCGTCAACGGAAACCTGCAGCGCCAGGTCTCGAAGGGCGCGATCACCGAGGACCAGCGCCGGGCCGCGATCGAGCGGGTTCTGCCGGTCGATTCCTTCGACGATTTCGGCCCCTGCGATCTGGTGATCGAGGCGGCGACCGAGGACGAGTCGATCAAGCGCAGCATCTTCAGCGCGCTGTGTCCGTCGCTGCGGCCCGAGACGATGGTGGCGACCAACACCTCGTCGATCTCGATCACGCGCCTTGCCGCCTCGACCGACCGGCCGGAGCGCTTCATCGGCATCCACTTCATGAACCCGGTGCCGGTGATGCAGCTCGTCGAGCTGATCCGCGGCATCGCCACCGAGGACCCGACCTACGAATCGGCCAAGGCCTTCGTGAAGCGCCTGGGCAAGATCGTGACGGTGTCGGAGGATTTCCCGGCCTTCATCGTCAACCGCATCCTGCTGCCGATGATCAACGAGGCGATCTACACCCTCTACGAGGGCGTCGGCTCGGTCGATTCGATCGACACGGCGATGCGGCTCGGCGCCAACCACCCGATGGGCCCGCTCCAGCTCGCCGACTTCATCGGCCTCGATACCTGCCTGTCGATCATGCAGGTGCTCTACGAGGGCCTGGCCGATTCGAAGTACCGCCCCTGCCCGCTCCTGGTGAAGTATGTCGAGGCCGGCTGGCTCGGCCGCAAGACCAAGCGCGGCTTCTACGATTACCGCGGCGCGGAGCCGGTGCCGACCCGCTGA
- a CDS encoding electron transfer flavoprotein subunit beta/FixA family protein, with protein sequence MKVLVPVKRVVDYNVKIRVKPDGSGVELANVKMSMNPFDEIAVEEAIRLKEKGKVTEIVAVSIGPQAAQETIRTALAMGADRGILVKTDAAVEPLAVAKLLKALVERESPDLVILGKQAIDDDSNQTGQMLAALLGWPQGTFAFKLEVADGNLDVVREIDGGLQTLNLKLPAIVTTDLRLNEPRYASLPNIMKAKKKPLDTVEPEALGVDIAPRLKVLKTVEPGGRKAGVKVASAAELVNKLKVEAGVL encoded by the coding sequence ATGAAGGTCCTGGTGCCCGTCAAGCGGGTGGTCGACTACAACGTGAAGATCCGGGTCAAGCCGGACGGCTCGGGCGTCGAGCTCGCCAACGTCAAGATGTCGATGAACCCCTTCGACGAGATCGCCGTCGAGGAGGCGATCCGGCTGAAGGAGAAGGGCAAGGTCACCGAGATCGTCGCCGTCTCGATCGGCCCGCAGGCCGCCCAGGAGACGATCCGCACCGCGCTCGCCATGGGCGCCGACCGCGGCATCCTGGTGAAGACCGACGCCGCCGTCGAGCCGCTCGCCGTCGCCAAGCTCCTCAAGGCGCTGGTGGAACGAGAGAGCCCGGATCTCGTCATCCTCGGCAAGCAGGCGATCGACGACGATTCCAACCAGACCGGCCAGATGCTCGCCGCGCTGCTGGGCTGGCCGCAGGGCACCTTCGCGTTCAAGCTCGAGGTGGCCGATGGCAACCTCGACGTGGTGCGCGAGATCGACGGCGGCCTGCAGACCCTGAACCTCAAGCTGCCGGCGATCGTCACCACGGACCTGCGCCTCAACGAGCCGCGCTACGCCTCGCTGCCCAACATCATGAAGGCGAAGAAGAAGCCCCTCGACACGGTCGAGCCGGAGGCGCTCGGCGTCGACATCGCGCCGCGCCTGAAGGTGCTCAAGACCGTCGAGCCGGGCGGCCGCAAGGCCGGCGTCAAGGTCGCCAGCGCCGCCGAGCTCGTCAACAAGCTGAAGGTCGAGGCCGGGGTTCTCTGA
- the lptM gene encoding LPS translocon maturation chaperone LptM: MFRSRTLVLLGLIALAAAACGRRGPLEPPPAAAPAAQPRAGANAAGTRPTTGAAAINTLPAGVGLSAGASVPDPEDELPSAAVAAPTGIPAPTESSSRRRKGYQIPKEPFPLDPLL; this comes from the coding sequence GTGTTCCGTTCCCGTACCCTCGTTCTCCTCGGCCTGATCGCGCTCGCGGCGGCCGCCTGCGGCCGGCGCGGCCCGCTCGAGCCGCCGCCCGCGGCGGCGCCGGCCGCCCAGCCTCGGGCGGGCGCGAATGCGGCCGGGACCCGGCCGACGACTGGGGCGGCCGCCATCAACACCCTGCCGGCCGGGGTCGGGCTCTCGGCGGGCGCCTCCGTGCCCGACCCCGAGGACGAATTGCCCTCCGCCGCCGTCGCAGCGCCGACCGGGATCCCGGCCCCGACCGAGTCGTCCTCCCGTCGCCGCAAGGGCTACCAGATCCCCAAGGAGCCCTTCCCCCTCGACCCGCTGCTCTGA
- a CDS encoding electron transfer flavoprotein subunit alpha/FixB family protein: protein MTTLLLVEHAGGAVKDASTKALTAAKQLGAPVHALVVGADAQGAADAAAKLDGVEKVLVAADAAFDHLLAEPTAALVAELAANYDTVIAAASTEGKNVLPRVAALLDVAQVSDIIKVVGPDTFERPIYAGNAIQTVQATDAKRVITVRTAAFQATAEGGSAAPVEAAAAAASPEAKSSFKGEEIAKSDRPELAGARIIVSGGRSLGSAEKFKELIEPLADSLGAAVGASRAAVDAGYAPNDWQVGQTGKVVAPDLYVAVGISGAIQHLAGMKDSKVIVAINKDEEAPIFQVADYGLVGDLFQVVPDLQQEIAKAKG, encoded by the coding sequence ATGACCACCCTCCTGCTGGTCGAGCATGCCGGCGGCGCCGTGAAGGACGCCAGCACCAAGGCCCTCACGGCGGCCAAGCAGCTCGGCGCCCCGGTCCATGCCCTCGTGGTCGGCGCCGATGCGCAAGGCGCGGCGGACGCCGCCGCCAAGCTCGACGGGGTCGAGAAGGTGCTGGTGGCGGCCGACGCCGCCTTCGACCACCTGCTCGCCGAGCCGACCGCCGCCCTGGTGGCGGAACTCGCCGCCAATTACGACACCGTGATCGCCGCCGCCTCGACCGAGGGCAAGAACGTGCTGCCGCGCGTCGCCGCCCTCCTCGACGTCGCCCAGGTCTCGGACATCATCAAGGTCGTCGGACCCGACACGTTCGAGCGGCCGATCTACGCCGGCAACGCGATCCAGACCGTGCAGGCCACGGACGCGAAGCGGGTGATCACGGTGCGCACCGCCGCCTTCCAGGCCACGGCCGAGGGCGGATCGGCTGCCCCGGTCGAGGCCGCCGCGGCCGCCGCTTCGCCGGAGGCGAAGTCCTCGTTCAAGGGCGAGGAGATCGCCAAGTCCGACCGTCCGGAACTGGCGGGTGCCCGCATCATCGTGTCGGGTGGGCGCTCGCTCGGCTCGGCCGAGAAGTTCAAGGAGCTGATCGAGCCGCTCGCCGACTCGCTCGGCGCGGCGGTCGGCGCCTCGCGCGCGGCGGTGGATGCGGGCTACGCGCCGAACGACTGGCAGGTCGGCCAAACCGGCAAGGTCGTGGCGCCGGATCTCTACGTCGCGGTCGGGATCTCGGGGGCGATCCAGCACCTCGCCGGCATGAAGGACTCGAAGGTCATCGTCGCCATCAACAAGGACGAGGAGGCGCCGATCTTCCAGGTGGCCGATTACGGCCTGGTCGGCGACCTGTTCCAGGTCGTGCCGGACCTGCAGCAGGAAATCGCCAAGGCCAAGGGCTGA
- a CDS encoding cob(I)yrinic acid a,c-diamide adenosyltransferase — MVVLNRIYTRTGDSGTTALASGERRSKADLRVETYGTVDETNACLGLARLHTTGELDAMLGRMQNDLFDLGADLATPETGEPLSYEPLRIVAAQVERVEREIDALNAGLTPLRSFVLPGGSPAAASLHLARTVCRRAERLAVALAATPGETVSPVAIQYLNRLSDFLFVAARVANDGGTADVLWVPGKTRTESRT; from the coding sequence GTGGTCGTCCTCAACCGCATCTACACCCGTACCGGCGATTCCGGCACTACCGCGCTCGCGAGCGGCGAGCGCCGCTCGAAGGCGGATCTCCGCGTCGAGACCTACGGCACCGTCGACGAGACCAATGCCTGCCTGGGGCTGGCCCGCCTGCACACCACGGGCGAGCTCGACGCGATGCTGGGTCGGATGCAGAACGACCTGTTCGATCTCGGCGCGGACCTCGCGACGCCGGAGACCGGCGAGCCCCTGTCCTACGAGCCGCTGCGGATCGTCGCCGCACAGGTCGAGCGCGTCGAGCGCGAGATCGACGCGCTCAATGCCGGGCTCACCCCGTTGCGCTCCTTCGTGCTGCCCGGCGGCTCCCCGGCCGCCGCGTCGCTCCACCTCGCCCGCACGGTCTGCCGCCGGGCCGAGCGCCTGGCGGTCGCCCTGGCGGCGACGCCGGGCGAGACCGTCTCGCCGGTGGCGATCCAGTACCTGAACCGCCTGTCGGACTTCCTGTTCGTCGCCGCCCGGGTCGCCAATGACGGCGGAACCGCGGACGTGCTGTGGGTGCCCGGCAAGACCCGCACCGAGTCCCGCACCTAG
- a CDS encoding twin transmembrane helix small protein: MSSNTLVLIACLAVAVVLLFGLANMLRGGSANVSQRLMRLRVVLQFVAILVIMGVLWWRGG; this comes from the coding sequence ATGTCCAGCAACACCCTTGTTCTCATTGCCTGCCTGGCGGTCGCCGTGGTGCTGCTGTTCGGCCTCGCCAACATGCTGCGCGGCGGCAGCGCCAACGTCTCGCAGCGCCTGATGCGCCTGCGCGTGGTGCTCCAGTTCGTCGCCATCCTGGTCATCATGGGCGTGCTGTGGTGGCGCGGCGGGTGA